A DNA window from Camelina sativa cultivar DH55 chromosome 17, Cs, whole genome shotgun sequence contains the following coding sequences:
- the LOC104758196 gene encoding oleosin 16 kDa-like yields MADRTNPSSYTQQRPINNSTTVPRSNTTTNHPLSSLLRQLLQSQSPNYSGQLFGLLAFFISGGILLLLTGITVTASVLGIIAFLPVIIITSPIWIPLFLLVTGFLSLAGFLFATGAVVSWLYRYFKGMHPIGSDQVDYARSRIHETAAHVKDYAGGYFHSTLKDAAPGA; encoded by the coding sequence ATGGCTGATCGAACAAACCCTAGCAGCTACACCCAACAGAGACCCATCAACAACTCAACCACCGTCCCACGAAGTAACACCACCACCAACCATCCACTCTCATCTCTTCTCCGTCAGCTACTACAATCACAGTCTCCTAATTACTCCGGTCAGCTCTTCGGATTACTCGCATTCTTCATCTCCGGTGGAATCCTCCTTTTACTCACCGGGATCACCGTCACCGCTTCTGTCCTCGGAATCATTGCTTTTCTCCCAGTCATCATTATCACAAGCCCTATTTGGATCCCTTTGTTCCTCCTCGTCACCGGATTCTTGTCCCTTGCAGGATTCCTCTTTGCTACGGGGGCTGTTGTGTCGTGGTTGTATCGATATTTCAAAGGCATGCATCCAATCGGGTCGGATCAGGTGGATTATGCTCGGAGTCGAATCCATGAGACGGCAGCTCATGTCAAAGATTATGCTGGTGGGTACTTCCATAGTACGCTGAAAGATGCAGCACCTGGTGCATGA